The proteins below come from a single Chrysoperla carnea chromosome 1, inChrCarn1.1, whole genome shotgun sequence genomic window:
- the LOC123294630 gene encoding zinc finger protein OZF-like: MDTCPIDDFDKVCRICMKFDKKFLSITSFKIIDMIIACASVRIWENDDLPNQICENCFLQLQNTVTFKQLCETSDNAFRQIIKKSKINLPNNQNDSVNVKDEQFDDYQDDNSSIDIKEEDFSEIRDDYNEDNFEKSETNSFLDIKNKDKSELKLEEENDSIKNIKDEEEVEEKFACEKCNKEFKKIWVLGQHMHYKHRVKQLKCSDCKMKFYHPLHLKQHQELTHNVSNLTCDICNKIVSRINDLKRHKLTHLKQRPGKKLIPCQRCDKSFQDKRDLKSHNKEAHSQIEKYVACHVCGKSVCKKNLSTHLAIHKERDKIPCDLCSNTFISQSTLSAHIKNVHRDPTESAPRNHLCSICGHAMRTAPELRRHLLIHTNERPYACDQCDKTYRIKENLTEHIKAAHLNERKFQCTFCPQAFNHKKTLVHHERRHTGEKPHKCEVCGRRFIQRISLKLHSKTHTNSKENLSLLSLDGIYNGEAHMV, encoded by the exons atggATACGTGCCCAATAGATGATTTCGACAAAGTTTGTCGTATTTGtatgaaattcgataaaaaatttctatcaattacctcatttaaaataattgatatgataATAGCATGTGCTTCTGTACGA atttgggAAAATGATGATCTACCAAATCAAATATGCGAGAATTGTTTTCTTCAATTGCAAAATACCGTCACTTTTAAACAATTATGTGAAACTTCAGACAATGCATTTCGTCAAATTATTAAGaagagtaaaattaatttaccaaaTAACCAAAATGATTCTGTTAACGTAAAAGATGAACAATTCGATGATTACCAGGATGATAATTCTTCAATAGATATCAAAGAGGAGGATTTTTCCGAAATTAGAGATGATTACAATGAagataatttcgaaaaatccgaAACAAACAGCTTCTTGgacattaaaaacaaagataaatCAGAACTGAAATTAGAAGAGGAAAATGAtagtatcaaaaatataaaagatgaaGAAGAAGTAGAAGAAAAATTTGCTTGTGAGAAGtgtaataaagaatttaaaaaaatttgg GTATTGGGTCAACATATGCATTATAAACATAGAGTGAAACAATTAAAATGTAGTgattgtaaaatgaaattttaccaTCCATTACATTTAAAACAGCATCAGGAATTAACGCACAATGTATCGAATCTAACTTGTGATATATGTAACAAGATTGTATCAagaattaatgatttaaaacgtcataaattaacacatttaaaacaaagaccGGGTAAAAAACTTATACCATGTCAACGATGTGACAAATCATTCCAAGATAAGCGAGATCTAAAAAGTCACAATAAAGAAGCACATTCACAGATCGAAAAATATGTAGCATGTCATGTTTGCGGTAAAtcagtatgtaaaaaaaatctctCAACACATTTGGCAATCCATAAAGAACGTGATAAAATTCCATGCGATTTATGTTCAAATACATTCATTAGTCAATCAACGTTAAGTGCTcatattaaaaatgtacataGGGATCCGACGGAAAGTGCTCCACGTAATCATTTATGTAGTATTTGTGGACATGCGATGCGAACAGCGCCTGAATTACGTAGACATTTATTAATTCACACAAATGAACGACCGTACGCATGTGATCAATGTGATAAAACGTAtcgaattaaagaaaatttaacagaACATATTAAAGCGGCACATTTAAATGAACGAAAGTTTCAGTGTACGTTTTGTCCACAAGCTTTTAATCATAAGAAAACTTTAGTTCATCATGAACGTCgtcataccggagaaaaaccacATAAATGTGAAGTGTGTGGTAGAAGATTTATACAAagaatttcattaaaacttcATTCGAAAACACACACAAACTCAAAAGAGAATCTTAGTTTGTTAAGTTTAGATGGGATTTATAATGGTGAGGCACATATGGTCTAA
- the LOC123294641 gene encoding zinc finger protein OZF-like, which yields MDMCPIDDFDKVCRICMKFDKTFLSIASFKIIDMIIACTSVQIWENDSLPNQICQACFLQLQNTINFKQLCENSDSTFRQIIQQSKINLSDNQNHFVNVKDEEFEDYADDNSPLDIKEEEDIPENATNENALENEKIRIDENEDASKNSETNMLESKKKGRLKLNKIQIRTKSEDGSSSHEDIKDDEKMEETFTCEQCNKEFKKIWVLGLHMHGKHRAKALNCSECKLKFYHPLHLKQHQELTHNPLNLTCKLCNKVLSDIYSLKAHKLIHSNQKLVSCDRCDESFRTKPELKNHIRKAHTRIEKNITCHVCGKSVRKKHLSVHMSIHKEREKVTCNICSKQFLQQSTLDHHIKHVHENQIHKRNHLCNICGHAMRTPKELRIHLLIHTNERPYKCDRCDKTYRRQDNLRDHISHVHLNERKFQCTFCSQAFFDKKTLLNHVRRHTGEKPHKCGVCGKAFIQKAALRVHSKTHTNARDSVLQESILSLV from the exons atggatATGTGCCCAATAGATGATTTCGATAAAGTTTGTCGTATTTGTATGAAATTCGATAAAACATTTCTATCAATagcttcatttaaaataattgatatgataATAGCATGTACTTCTGTacag atttgggAAAATGATAGTCTACCAAATCAAATATGTCAAGCTTGTTTTCTTCAATTGCAAAATACTAtcaatttcaaacaattatgTGAAAATTCAGATAGTACTTTTCGTCAAATTATCCagcaaagtaaaattaatttatcggataatcaaaatcattttgttaaCGTGAAAGATGAAGAATTCGAAGATTACGCTGATGATAATTCTCCATTAGATATCAAAGAAGAAGAAGACATTCCTGAAAATGCCACAAATGAAAATGCcttggaaaatgaaaaaattagaatCGATGAAAATGAAGATGCTTCTAAAAATTCAGAAACAAACATGTTGGAAAGTAAAAAGAAAGGCAGATTGAAAttgaacaaaatacaaatacGAACTAAATCGGAAGATGGAAGTAGTAGCCATGAAGATATTAAAGATGACGAAAAAATGGAAGAAACGTTTACTTGCGAGCAAtgtaataaagaatttaaaaaaatatgg gTATTGGGCTTACATATGCATGGTAAGCACAGAGCGAAAGCATTAAACTGTAGcgaatgtaaattaaaattttaccatccattacatttaaaacaacATCAGGAATTAACGCACAATCCATTGAATCTAACTTGTAAATTATGTAACAAAGTATTGTCtgatatttattcattaaaagctCATAAATTAATCCATTCAAATCAAAAACTTGTATCTTGTGATCGATGTGACGAATCATTCCGAACGAAACCAGAACTGAAGAACCATATTAGGAAAGCACATACACGAATCGAAAAGAATATAACATGTCATGTTTGTGGAAAATCAGTACGGAAAAAACATCTATCCGTTCATATGTCAATCCATAAAGAACGTGAAAAGGTTACATGCAACATCTGTTCAAAACAATTCTTGCAACAGTCAACGTTAGATCATCATATCAAACATGTACATGAGAATCAAATACATAAACGgaatcatttatgtaatatctGTGGACATGCAATGCGTACACCAAAAGAATTAcgtatacatttattaattcataCAAACGAGCGACCGTACAAGTGTGATCGTTGCGATAAAACGTATCGACGACAAGATAATTTACGGGATCATATCTCACATGTACATTTAAATGAACGtaaatttcaatgtacattTTGTTCACaagcatttttcgataaaaagaCTTTATTGAATCATGTACGACGTCATACGGGGGAAAAACCACATAAATGTGGTGTATGTGGTAAAGCGTTTATACAAAAAGCTGCTTTGAGAGTTCATTCGAAAACACATACAAACGCAAGGGATAGTGTTCTGCAAGAAAGTATCTTAAGTTTAGTTTAG